attaaaatctgTGTTTGCGTTCAATCAGCCTTTAAGTGTCTTTGATTTTCACCAAGCATGCATGTATCCCTGCAGGAACCGAATTAAAGTTGGTGAGTAACTTACATGATAGCATTAATGTCACAGGCTTCGTCAGCCATCTGTCTTGTGAAACCCACGATAGCTCTGGAAGGATAAACATGCTTTGTGTAATTGAGGCAGCAGTCGTAGTTGCCTGcagctaaaagaaaaataaaaggtattAAGTCCACAGGAATaaatttctgtgtctttgaaacCTAGTTGGTGTCTTTCAGGTCCACTTTAATTAACATAATTCCcagttatcatttttttttaaattgtgtactGGGGTATTTTGGTTCAACTAACACAGTTTACAAGCCATGACTTCTCTCCATCTTTAGTAAGAAATTCAGATACTTTATTAGAGTTCACCATAGTCACTCAAGAATACAGATACTTATCCCTGCaactgtcatttaaaaataaaagatctttATAGAGATGTCTTTCATCTTCAGAATATAGGGGCAAGTCACATTTCAATCTGTCCTCTGGCTACTAGGTAGGCAGAAGTGAAATCCCCCCCAAAAATACGATTTTCTAGGAACTATGAAAAAAGTTAGAGAGAAAAATATAGCCATTAGAAGTCTTGCGCAAAGCACTCTGGAACTATTGTATTGGCTGTTGGAACTTAAATCCCGTTCATAAAGTCCACCAGGTACTTCCAGCCGTGCACCTGTTGCAGATAACAATATAATAAAGCAATGCTTGGACACTCCTCAAAGTTAAAGTGTAACCTGCTGTAAGGTACTGGATAAATGTTATCTCAAAGTTGGAGAACAATGTCCTTCAGGCCTCATGGGGACACTAAGGTCAGCTGTCACAGTCAGAACCTCAAAGATAAGTTATGAAATTTACAAACATTACTTGGTtgggaggtttaaaaaaaaaagccagaggtGAAATGTTCTACACATTTCTGAATGACCGTATACACCTTGAAATTGCTACACTCTGGCTCATCACTCCCAAAAATGGTACTTGAGCCTTGTCCTGAAGTTTAAGTGTCTCTGAAAGTTCATCCATCACCAGTCTCCACATCTGCTAGGATTGATGGCAAAGAAGATACCTGATTGCTAGCATcaactctttcctcctcttaTCTATGAGCGAACTAGTCCCTCTTACATACTCCTTAGCAGGCTGCTGTCCTCAGGGAACCCCTAGATAAGGTCCAGAAGACAGAGGTCTCCTGTAACCAGCAGAAGGAGCCACCCTTACCTTCTGACTGGCTACAGAGGTGAGCCAGCAGTACCCACGCCACAGCGAGGAAGAGCAGATGCTTGCCACCACCACAGGCCAttctcagctcagctcagctcagctcggAGTTGGTCTACTTGGCGCTGGTACCCAGTGCCCTGCCAGTGCTCCTCAGCTCCTGCAGCAGCCCTTCTTATAGCAAAATACCGGGAATGTACACAAGAAGGCGTGTTCTCACCCGGGGTTTTCCCCCATTGATTAATCTGCTTCATCCTGTCATcacaaagaaaacccacagggaaaacttcctgcctttccctactgttgaaaagatgtggagggcaggtgggggctggggagggcaggggaggagggaatcCTGTCAATTCCTCTGGATGTAGGACGAAGAAATGCAGCTCAGACTAGTGGCTCAGAAATGGCACCTGTCCAGGTTTaacttaatctctctctctctctctctatctctctctctctctctctctctctctctctctctctctctctctctaaaaaagATGTAACAGTGGTTTCCTTCCCACATCCAGCCCTAGAGGGGAAAGATCATGTGGGAGCCAGGCATGCTGCAACACACGGTTATGATTACCTGGTTGGTGTTTAGCCATcataaaagattttgaatttcTAAACCGACATCCAGAACAGGTAGAAAAACACCATGACAGAGGTGTCCCAAACTATTTTGGAAAATACCAGCCTCAAGCGGTTGCTTCACCTTGATGTTACATCAACTTCTCTGCGAATTGTCTATGTTTGTACGCCTTTCATCAATACTGCAGCCAAGAGAATGTCCTCGACCCACTTTTTATTCTTCTTGTGTTGATGTATTTAATACAGAGCctaggggaaggaagagagcagaCACTATCAGAAATGTCCAACCTGAAAAACGCTCCAAAAATGATGAGGAAGATGATAATAATGTATTGGCATCTCTAATGTATGATAAGACATAGATACCATATAGAGAACTAGAGAAAACTGAGTGgtaaaagaaccaaaaaaaaaaaaaatgaataaaagataatGGGGGTTTGCTAGCCCTGAACTAAACATTATAGGtggtaaataaaacaaagatacaATGTTTCAGATAAGCAGGGAGTCTCAGATTATTAAGGAATCTATTCATTCAggattatagaaatatatatgtggAGGTTATTAACTCCTACATACCAAGCAATTGCATCACCAAATACATGATATAAAAACTGATAGAgatgaagagaggaggagaaatcATCAATAATACAGACCGAAGACTACCATTCTACACTTGTCAATAATTACCAGAAAACGTGGGCTGAGAACCCATCTAAAAATCTAGAGAACTTGAGCAGCACCCCAAACCAACTAGACAGCAGACATCTCTAGAACATTCTACCCAGAAATAAGATAGTGGCTCCTCTCCATTGGATGAAAGATTCTCTAAGATAAATTATGTGATAGATCACTGAAACGTCCAAATAAATTCCAAAGGTGTTTCAATAATATATactgtggttgttttgttttgttttttaacacaaTGAAATCAAACCAATCAATAAGAGAAGGAGATTTGGGAATTCACAAATTTATGAACATTGAATGATGGACTCCTAAATAATCAACATGTCAAAAAAATCACTAAGAGTAGAGAAATACTTTGAGATGAGTATTTCAAAATTTAGGGGAGGCTGTTggtagcattccttctaggctctgccccatagttacctggtaacagccaggtgtgcctgactgtaaaaggggctgcttgcccctcctcactctcttgccctctcagcctctttctctcttccttctctgccccttctctctccattcccctcctccctctctccacttgtTCATGGCTGACCTctactcttcccctccccctcccctctctctcctcacttcccaacaccccttcccatgccctaaataaactctattctatactgtacCTGTCCCATGTCTACCTCAGGGGAAAAGGatgtctcagcatgggcccgcagaGGCTCCTCCTACCCCCACCATACTGAgcctctaccaaacatattcctggttctttctttttcataaaacACAACAGCTGTAAGGTCAATGCGCAAAGGGGGGCCCTCAGCTGCAACACCTGCATTAAAACCAAGAAGGGTGCTAAGCCTTAAACTTACCTTCTGCTTCAAGACACTTGAAAAGTAGAGCAAGCTGAATCCAAGGCAATCAAAAGGACTAAATGATAATGACTAGAGGGGGCATAACTGAGGCACAGGACAGCAAAGCAGTGGGGAAAACCATGGGACCCAAACCTTCTCCTTCTTCGCAGTCGCGGTTGACAACCTCAGTGAACTGTAACTATGATCGCTAGGAAGACAGGAAGTTAAGTCCCCTCGCGAACGAGAGCTCTTTCTTCCTGACTTAAAAGTAATTAGAATTATAAGGGGAAACTATGGACAACTGTATGCCTACCAGGGAAACTGGTTTAGAACTAGAGTAGAACACTTGAATAGATTTAAACAGGGTATCCTATTAGTAACTATAGTTTTCCTTTACCACAAAAATCCCAGGATCAAAGGGTTTCACCGGTAAGTTCTGTCAAAGAAAACTTGTTGTCAATCCTCCGCATCTTTCAGAAGAGAAAATTTCCAACTCAGTGTGTGAGTACAGTGTTGACTGACAAtaataaaatgagagagagagagagagagagagagagagagagctcacaaGCAAAGAAAACTACAGGTCAGTACATCAGACgtgaaaggggctggagagacgactcatAGCTTGTCCTGCTTTGCCCAGGGTCCtactcagtttccagcacccaagtTGGACCACTCA
The Apodemus sylvaticus chromosome 9, mApoSyl1.1, whole genome shotgun sequence DNA segment above includes these coding regions:
- the Ccl20 gene encoding C-C motif chemokine 20; translated protein: MACGGGKHLLFLAVAWVLLAHLCSQSEAAGNYDCCLNYTKHVYPSRAIVGFTRQMADEACDINAIIFHLKNKRLVCADPKQRWVKNVVHQLSLKVKKM